The proteins below come from a single Triticum aestivum cultivar Chinese Spring chromosome 5D, IWGSC CS RefSeq v2.1, whole genome shotgun sequence genomic window:
- the LOC123120481 gene encoding F-box/LRR-repeat protein 3, translating to MATAIHGHLHKRRRVCSAAVPVAVAPIDSLADELLFLVLDRVAAADPRALKSFALASRACHAAESRHRRVLRPYRADLLRAALARYPTAVRLDLTLCPRVPGAALAALSSAPMPSLRAVDLSRSRGFGAPGLAALVAACPGLADLDLSNGVDLGDAAAAELARARGLQRLCLSRCKPMTDMGLGCIAVGCPDLRELTLNWCLGITDLGVQLLALKCKKLRTLNLSYTMISKDCLPAIMKLPNLEVLALAGCVGIDDDALGGLENECSKSLRVLDLSTCRNVTHTGVSSVVKAVPNLLELNLSYCCNVTPSLGKCFQMLPRLQTLKLEGCKIMADGLKYIGISCVSLRELSLSKCSGVTDTDLSFVVSRLKNLLKLDITCNRNITDVSLAAITSSCPSLISLRMESCSHFSSEGLRLIGKRCCHLEELDITDSDLDDEGLKALSGCSKLSVLKIGICMRISDEGLIHIGKSCPELRDIDLYRSGGISDEGVTQIAQGCPMLESINLSYCTEITDVSLASLSKCAKLNTLEIRGCPSVSSAGLSEIAIGCRLLAELDVKKCFAINDVGMLFLSQFSHSLRQINLSYCSVTDIGLLSLSSICGLQNMTIVHLAGITPNGLMAALMVSGGLTRVKLHAAFRSMMPPHMLKVVEARGCAFQWIDKPFKVEQERCDIWQQQSRDVLVR from the exons ATGGCCACGGCGATCCACGGCCACCTCCACAAGCGCCGACGCGTCTGCTCTGCCGCGGTTCCGGTTGCGGTCGCGCCGATCGACTCGCTGGCCGACGAGCTTCTTTTCTTGGTCCTGGACCGGGTGGCGGCCGCCGATCCGCGCGCGCTCAAGTCCTTCGCGCTCGCCTCCCGCGCCTGCCACGCCGCCGAGTCGCGCCACCGCCGCGTGCTCCGCCCGTACCGCGCCGACCTCCTCCGCGCCGCGCTCGCCCGCTACCCCACCGCCGTCCGCCTGGACCTCACCCTCTGCCCGCGCGTCCCCGGCGCGGCCCTCGCCGCTCTCTCCTCCGCGCCCATGCCTTCCCTCCGCGCCGTCGACCTCTCCCGCTCCCGCGGCTTCGGGGCGCCCGGCCTCGCCGCGCTCGTCGCCGCCTGCCCCGGCCTCGCTGACCTCGACCTCTCCAATGGGGTCGACCTCGGGGACGCGGCGGCCGCGGAGTTGGCCCGGGCGCGGGGCCTGCAGAGGCTCTGCCTTTCGCGCTGCAAGCCCATGACGGACATGGGGCTCGGCTGCATCGCCGTCGGGTGCCCGGACCTGCGGGAGCTCACGCTCAACTGGTGCCTCGGGATCACGGATTTGGGGGTCCAGCTCCTCGCCCTCAAGTGCAAGAAACTCAGGACCCTGAATCTTTCCTACACCATG ATCTCCAAAGACTGCCTTCCAGCCATCATGAAGCTACCCAATCTTGAGGTGTTAGCACTGGCGGGATGTGTTGGAATAGATGATGATGCCCTTGGTGGTCTTGAGAATGAATGCAGCAAATCACTACGG GTGCTCGATTTGTCAACCTGTCGGAATGTCACTCATACGGGAGTTTCATCAGTTGTGAAGGCAGTGCCAAATCTCTTGGAATTGAATCTGTCGTACTGCTGTAAT GTTACTCCATCTTTGGGAAAATGCTTCCAAATGCTTCCTAGATTGCAGACCCTGAAATTGGAAGGCTGCAAGATCATGGCTGATGGACTAAAATACATTGGAATTTCTTGTGTTTCTTTAAGAGAGTTGAGCCTGAGCAAGTGCTCAGGAGTGACAGATACTGATCTGTCTTTCGTTGTGTCAAGACTAAAGAATTTGCTGAAGCTGGACATTACTTGCAATCGCAATATCACTGATGTTTCATTAGCTGCCATCACTAGCTCATGCCCATCCCTCATCTCTCTAAGAATGGAATCCTGTAGTCATTTTTCTAGTGAAGGGCTCCGACTGATTGGGAAGCGCTGTTGCCATTTGGAAGAGTTGGATATCACAGACAGTGATTTGGATGATGAAG GCTTGAAAGCTCTGTCTGGATGCAGCAAACTGTCAGTCTTAAAAATTGGAATATGCATGAGGATAAGTGATGAAGGCCTTATCCACATTGGGAAGTCTTGTCCAGAACTCCGAGATATTGATTTGTATAGGTCTGGGGGTATTAGTGATGAGGGGGTTACTCAAATTGCTCAAGGTTGTCCAATGCTAGAGTCTATCAACCTGTCCTACTGTACAGAAATAACAGATGTTTCGTTGGCGTCGCTCTCAAAATGTGCAAAGCTGAACACACTGGAGATCCGTGGTTGCCCCAGTGTTTCATCTGCTGGGCTCTCAGAAATAGCAATAGGATGCAGGCTACTTGCCGAGCTTGATGTCAAGAAATGCTTTGCGATCAATGATGTGGGGATGCTTTTTCTTTCCCAGTTCTCTCATAGCCTCCGTCAG ATAAACTTGTCATACTGTTCGGTCACCGACATTGGACTCCTGTCCCTCTCTAGCATATGTGGGCTTCAGAACATGACGATTGTACACTTGGCGGGTATTACACCTAATGGCTTGATGGCTGCTCTTATGGTCTCTGGTGGTTTGACAAGGGTGAAGCTTCACGCAGCGTTCAGATCTATGATGCCTCCGCATATGCTCAAAGTCGTCGAGGCTCGCGGCTGTGCTTTCCAGTGGATTGATAAACCATTCAAG GTCGAGCAAGAACGATGCGACATATGGCAACAACAGTCTCGAGATGTGCTTGTACGATGA